GACGGCGGGTGTGGTGTTCGGCCCATGGCCGCTGGCCCGCGGTGCTGCGCTGAGGCCGGGGCGGGTCTCGTCATAATGGCACAGCTCCAGCAGATTGCCGTCCGGGTCGCGAAAATACAGGGACGTGACCGGCCCCAACGCACCCGTGCGGCGCACCGGACCGGCTTCGATGGGTATGTGGCGGCACAGCAAATGCGCGGCCACCTGGTCGAGGGGGGTGAGGCTGACGAAGCACATATCAGCCGCGCCGGGGGTGGGGCGGGCGGCTTTGGGCTCGAACTCCGCGCCGGCCTGGT
The genomic region above belongs to Gammaproteobacteria bacterium and contains:
- a CDS encoding VOC family protein, with product MKDRGEPPASAPAAESPVQIAGLDHWVLTVRDIEASCAFYHTVLGFEIRRFGDQRTALHFGNQKINLHQAGAEFEPKAARPTPGAADMCFVSLTPLDQVAAHLLCRHIPIEAGPVRRTGALGPVTSLYFRDPDGNLLELCHYDETRPGLSAAPRASGHGPNTTPAVKVQAPRCYDCTETMPP